AAATTTAATTTATTATATTTTCAAGCTCTTCTACTATCTTATCTATCTCTTCGTTGTATGATTTGAACATTCCTGTTTTGGTTAATTTGCTTAAAGTGCTAAACTCTAGATCTTTTGTTTCATTTTTTTCTTTATCAAATATTTTAGGGTTAGAGAAATCCACTATAAACTTATCGTATTGCAAATTAAAAGTAATATCAAAACATAGAAACTTATTTTTATCATCTATATTCGACACATAAAAAAAATATATATAACCATTATCTAATATTTTATAATTTTCTTCGTTTATTGAAGTTGCTTTTACCCAATTAATAATTTCTTTTCTCAAATCATCACCTGTTAAATTTGATGATAAAAATATTTTTTGCTCTGAAAATAAATTATTTACAAATAAAAACAATAATATAAATAAATATTTTAATTTGCTTCTCATATATATAAATTATATTTCTTTCAAAGTAGATAATATACTTTTTATTTTATTATAATAATTTTTACCACTCATAGAAGCTATCATAAACTGATGATAATAATTATTAGTCTCAAGCACATATATAGAATAATGCACATCAACATCTTTATAATTAGAATAAAACTCTGTAATATAAACATTTTTTTTAGCAATAACATTTTTTTTAGTGCCTAATATTATATTATTTTCTCTAATTCCATTTACAGTATTTTTATTATATTCTTCTAAAGTTATATTATTAACTTCGCTTTTATTTTTTGAAAACATTATAAGACAGAGAGAGTCTTTATTGTTAATTAATTCAAGGTTTGAGTTTTCATTAAGTTCATTTTTTTCTTTTGAGATATGCCATTTATTAGAGAACTTCATCTCAAATTTTTTATCATAGCTTTTAATATAAAAGTATGATTTTTGTATTTGTTTAAAAATTAAATAAGAAGCACTAGCACCTACAATTGCTGAGCCTAGAACTATTATTGGAATATTTTTATTCATAATATATTCCTTTATGAAATTAAGATATAATTATTTTATTACGGTATAATATTTTCAATAAAAAATCAAGAATATTTTTTATTGACAATAGTAATTAATTTTTATAAAATATATTCAAAATTTTTTATTTATGGAGTTATTGAAATGAAATATATGAATCTTTACAGAGGTTATGAGAAGAGAAAAGAGAGTATAGATAAAAAAATAGCTTCTATTATAGAGAGAAGTCAATTTGTATTTGGTGAAGAGTTAGATAATTTAGAGCATGAATTAGCAAATTACACTGGTGCTAAATATGCTGTTGGTGTTTCATCTGGGCACGTTGGATTAGTGCTTTCTCTTTTGGCATTGGGATTTAATGCTGGGGAGGATCATTCTAAAAAAGAAGTAATAGTTCCTGCAATGACATTTTTCTCTACTGCTGAGGCTCCTTCTTTTTTGGGCATGAAGGTTGTTGTTTGCGATATTGATGAGTATTTTAATATGGACGTAAACAAACTCGAAAGTCTTATTAACAAAAACACTGTTGCCATCATTCCTGTAAACTTATTTGGACAATGTGCTAATTATGATGTTATATTAGACATAGCTAAAAAGCATAATTTATTTGTGATAGAAGATGCTTGTCAGTCTTTTGGTGCTAGCTATAAAAATATAAAATCTTGTTCTGGTAAATTGGGTGATATTGCTGTTACTTCATTTTTCCCTGCTAAGCCTTTAGGTTGTTTTGGTGACGGCGGAATGGTGTTTACTAATGATGAGAAGTTATACAAAAACTTAAAACAGCTTCGTCATCATGGTGATGAGGGCGGAATGATACACGTTAAGCTTGGTACTACTGGAAGATTAGACAATTTACAGGCGGGTATTTTATTAGAGAAGTTTAAGGGCTTTGATGATGATATGAAGTATAGAAGAAATGCCGCTAAATATTATAATGACAATTTAAAAGATATAGTAAAAGTACCTCAAATAGCAGAATATACTGAAAGTGTTCATGCTCAATATGTTATACAAGTTGAAGAGAATAGAGATGAAGTGAGAACTAAATTAAGTGAACTTGGTATACCTACAGCACTTTATTATCCTCACCCTATACATTTAGCACCTGTTCTTGTTAAAAAGTTAGGTTATAAAGAAGGAGATATGCCTGTGTCTGAATATGCTTCTAAGCACAATATAGCTCTTCCTATAGATAATGATATTCTTAAAGAAGAACAAGATATGGTAATAGAAGCTTTAAAAAAAGTTCTAAAAAAATAATTTTTTAAGGTTTTTATTTTGGATATTAAAGAAATAGAAATTGATGAAGAGCTTGTTGGCGTTGTAACAGAGCTTAACAAGCTCGGATTCATTACTAATAAAAGCTGTGCTGGACATAGTTATCAAAAAATAGGGCTTAATTATAACCCTTATATATCATTTTTTTATGGTATCTTAGAGAGAAGAAAAAAAGAAGATTGGGATAATTTGTATCATTGTTTAATATTAGATGAGATACTTAAAAATATTAATAATGATAATATTATATTAACTATGCGTTTTAACACCATAGATAAAAAAATTTCGTATAGGGATAATAATTTCACTAATTTAGAATATGATTTATGTTTTATGAACTTCTATAAACTTAATACAGCTAATATTACAGATACTGAAAAAGGAAGTAAATTATTTATTCGTAAGTGGAAAGAGATTATAAAATATTATAAGGCTAATAGAAAAGAATTGGATGAGAAGTTTATAAAGAGTTAATAATATATTTTATCACAAAATTTTGAGCATATTATATTTTGAATTATTTGAGCATATTATATTTTGAATTATAAGTATTTAATAATATTGCTTTATCTTTATTATACATTTACTGAAATATTTTTAAATTAATGCTAATTTAAATACATCTAAATGAGGAAATTCCTCTTTCAATATACTATAATCATCATCTATTTTTTTATCATCGTTATCATATAAAGTAAATAAAGAAGAACCAGAACCGCTCATAACTATTTTTTTATTTATTTTGTTTTCCATTTGCTCTTTATATTCTTTTATTTTTGGCTCAAGAGTAAATACATTATTTTCAAATACATTGTATAGATTATCATAAACATCATTAAAATTTAATTCTTTATTGTCAAATATAGATTTGAAAGATAAAAAGTCTGCCTTATTAAAATCTTCTGTTTTAAAATTTGAATAAGCTACTTTTGTAGATACATGTATATTAGGGTATATGATAATTATTTTATAAGGAAGTATATAATTATAATGAAAAATATTCTCTCCTATTCCATTAACCCAACTCATTCCCCTTTTAATAAAAAATGGAATATCTGCTCCAAACTTAGAAAAAGATTTTATTAGCTGTTCATTTTCTTTTATTCCAAGTTCTTTTAATATAAACTTAATAAATAATCCAGCATTAGAAGAGCCGCCTCCAAGACCAGCACCGTTTGGAATGTTTTTTTCTATATTTATTTTATAACTCTTTTTTAAGTTCATATTGTCTTTAAAAAAGAAAAATATTCTTGAAAGTATATTGTCTTCATTATTGTCATTTAATTTATATTTTCCAGAGGTTGTAACTTTGAAAGAGTTTGATTCTTTTATTTCTATAATATCATAAAGATCAACGGTGTGAAATAAAGATTCTATTAAATGATATCCGTCTTCTCTTTTTGAAGTTATATCCAAAAATAAATTTACTTTGCAAGGAGATTTTAATTCAGTCATAATTACACCCAATTATAGAAAATATTTGCTGTATTATAAATTAATAATTAAAAAATTTGAATTATATTATTGATATTTTTATTATTTAATGATTGTATAATAATTTATTCTTGACAATTTTTATATTTATTATTATCATAAGTAGAAACATAAAAAAATAGTGTATAGGTGATTATTTATGAATGAGAAGAGAGAAAAGCTTTCAAGCAGATTAGGATTTTTATTAGTATCAGCAGGCTGTGCTATAGGTTTGGGTAATGTGTGGAGATTTCCATATATTACAGGTCAATATGGTGGGGCTGCTTTTGTTGTTTTGTATTTAATATCATTAGTTATACTAGGGCTTCCAATACTTATAATGGAGTTTACAGTTGGACGTGCAGGCGGAAGGGATTTAGCTGGTTCTTACAGAAACTTGGAGAAAAAAGGTCATAAGTGGCATATCATTGGTTATATACAGATTTTTGGATGTGTTTTACTTTTAATGTTTTATACTACTATAGCTGGTTGGTGTTTATATTTCTGTTATTCTATGGCTATGGGTTATATGGAAGGATTAACTCCTGAGCAGGTTCAGGCATTTTTTGGTAATATGCTTGCTTCTCCTAAAACATTAATATTTTGGATGTTTGTTGCTGTTATAATTGCTAGTATAGTTTGTTTTAAGGGGCTTGAAAATGGTGTTGAAAAGATAAGTAAGATTATGATGACTTTACTTTTCTTTGTACTTCTTATTCTTATAGTGAGAGCTGTTACTTTGCCTAATGCTAAAGAGGGTCTTAAATTCTACTTGCTTCCAAATTTTGCAAATATGTTTGGTGATGGGATTGCTGGCTTTTCTAAAGTGGCTTATGCTGCTATAGGTCAGGCTTTCTTTACTTTGAGCTTAGGTATTGGTGCTATGACTATTTTTGGAAGCTATATAGATAAAAATTATTCATTGACTGGCGAATCTATAATGGTTGTTATATTAGATACTTTAATAGCATTATTATCTGGTCTTGTAATA
This is a stretch of genomic DNA from Brachyspira sp. SAP_772. It encodes these proteins:
- the ispE gene encoding 4-(cytidine 5'-diphospho)-2-C-methyl-D-erythritol kinase, translated to MTELKSPCKVNLFLDITSKREDGYHLIESLFHTVDLYDIIEIKESNSFKVTTSGKYKLNDNNEDNILSRIFFFFKDNMNLKKSYKINIEKNIPNGAGLGGGSSNAGLFIKFILKELGIKENEQLIKSFSKFGADIPFFIKRGMSWVNGIGENIFHYNYILPYKIIIIYPNIHVSTKVAYSNFKTEDFNKADFLSFKSIFDNKELNFNDVYDNLYNVFENNVFTLEPKIKEYKEQMENKINKKIVMSGSGSSLFTLYDNDDKKIDDDYSILKEEFPHLDVFKLALI
- a CDS encoding DegT/DnrJ/EryC1/StrS aminotransferase family protein, translated to MKYMNLYRGYEKRKESIDKKIASIIERSQFVFGEELDNLEHELANYTGAKYAVGVSSGHVGLVLSLLALGFNAGEDHSKKEVIVPAMTFFSTAEAPSFLGMKVVVCDIDEYFNMDVNKLESLINKNTVAIIPVNLFGQCANYDVILDIAKKHNLFVIEDACQSFGASYKNIKSCSGKLGDIAVTSFFPAKPLGCFGDGGMVFTNDEKLYKNLKQLRHHGDEGGMIHVKLGTTGRLDNLQAGILLEKFKGFDDDMKYRRNAAKYYNDNLKDIVKVPQIAEYTESVHAQYVIQVEENRDEVRTKLSELGIPTALYYPHPIHLAPVLVKKLGYKEGDMPVSEYASKHNIALPIDNDILKEEQDMVIEALKKVLKK
- a CDS encoding sodium-dependent transporter yields the protein MNEKREKLSSRLGFLLVSAGCAIGLGNVWRFPYITGQYGGAAFVVLYLISLVILGLPILIMEFTVGRAGGRDLAGSYRNLEKKGHKWHIIGYIQIFGCVLLLMFYTTIAGWCLYFCYSMAMGYMEGLTPEQVQAFFGNMLASPKTLIFWMFVAVIIASIVCFKGLENGVEKISKIMMTLLFFVLLILIVRAVTLPNAKEGLKFYLLPNFANMFGDGIAGFSKVAYAAIGQAFFTLSLGIGAMTIFGSYIDKNYSLTGESIMVVILDTLIALLSGLVIFPTTFSFGVNPGQGAGLVFLTLPNIFNSMVLGRLWGALFFLFLSIAALTTIIAVFENIIAFTMSETKWNRKKTTIIVSISIFILSLPGALGSNVLSFIKPLGEGTSIIDGLDFLVSNNFLPLGGIIILIFCTRELGWGWNNFLKEADTGKGLKFPKWSRFYVSYILPLIVLTIFVVDYINKFFLK